The following proteins are encoded in a genomic region of Caldicoprobacter guelmensis:
- a CDS encoding Nif3-like dinuclear metal center hexameric protein: MGYTVRQVIKVMEEIAPSYLAEEWDNVGLLVGGLEDEVRKVMVCLDVTEDIVYEAVRKGANMLISHHPVIFEKLRSLRSDVGRERLVYLLARNGIAAYCAHTNLDKVSGGVDDVLAARLGLQDVKPLSVDQRERLYKIVVFIPKGHEDRVMDAMAGAGAGWIGNYSHCTFQINGTGTFMPLEGTNPYIGQQGRLERVEEVRLETIVSANRLDRVIKAMLEVHPYEEVAYDVYPLANRIEKHGLGRIGKLQHSMLLKEFVDKVCNDLGVSNVQVAGWRDTEIQTVAICGGAGGSLISKAYSSGAQVFLTGELKYHEAQAAAELGMVVIAVGHYPTEVFIVQELVYRLQKAFDALKYEIEVFAAETMSDIYKKVGR, translated from the coding sequence ATGGGTTACACGGTACGACAGGTGATAAAGGTGATGGAAGAGATAGCTCCTTCTTACCTTGCGGAGGAATGGGATAATGTAGGCCTGCTCGTGGGGGGATTGGAAGATGAGGTGCGAAAGGTCATGGTGTGTCTGGATGTAACTGAGGATATAGTATATGAGGCCGTACGAAAGGGGGCTAACATGCTCATCTCGCACCACCCTGTCATATTTGAAAAGTTGAGAAGCCTCCGCAGTGATGTGGGCAGGGAGCGACTGGTGTATCTTCTGGCGCGCAACGGCATAGCAGCCTATTGTGCTCATACCAACCTGGACAAGGTGTCTGGCGGAGTGGATGACGTTTTGGCCGCGCGTTTGGGCCTGCAGGATGTCAAGCCTTTGAGCGTTGACCAGAGGGAAAGGCTGTACAAAATAGTGGTGTTTATTCCAAAGGGGCATGAGGATAGGGTTATGGATGCTATGGCCGGGGCGGGAGCAGGATGGATAGGCAATTACAGCCACTGCACCTTTCAGATTAACGGCACAGGTACCTTTATGCCCCTCGAAGGAACCAATCCCTATATTGGCCAGCAGGGACGGCTTGAAAGGGTAGAAGAGGTGCGGCTGGAAACTATTGTTTCAGCGAATCGGCTGGATAGGGTTATCAAAGCCATGCTTGAGGTTCATCCTTACGAAGAAGTGGCTTATGATGTATATCCGCTAGCCAATCGCATTGAAAAGCACGGCTTAGGAAGAATTGGGAAACTGCAGCACAGCATGTTGCTTAAGGAATTTGTAGATAAAGTATGTAACGATTTAGGTGTTTCAAATGTTCAAGTGGCAGGGTGGAGGGACACAGAAATACAAACGGTGGCAATTTGCGGGGGAGCGGGTGGTAGCCTGATAAGCAAGGCTTATTCAAGCGGTGCCCAGGTTTTTTTGACAGGTGAATTGAAATACCACGAAGCCCAGGCTGCAGCAGAGTTGGGCATGGTCGTAATAGCCGTAGGGCATTACCCCACCGAAGTCTTCATAGTCCAAGAACTAGTTTATCGTTTACAAAAAGCATTTGATGCTTTAAAATATGAAATAGAAGTATTTGCCGCTGAGACTATGAGTGATATTTATAAGAAGGTGGGGAGATAG
- a CDS encoding MATE family efflux transporter yields MHFKQYVARVLRRDVINLTVPVVTEQVFTMSMGVVNAIMVGQVGSQAVSAVGMVDSINNIFVAFFVALSLGGTVVVAQYIGHGDREEANDATKQALFSGLILSLFITLVTWLLRRQVIFALYGAAEPAVMKNVNTYFSITLLTYPFIALTSIACGVLRGAGDTRTPMKITILMNAINICLGYILIYGINISNVHFSLSIPALGVKGAAIGLAVARAVGTFMIISVLIKGSKTLRLTQLLDFKFNVSMQKAIFNVGIPASLESLLFNGGKLITQVFIVGMGTASTAANYIASSVFSMVNVPGNALGVAATTLVGQYMGRGEKDEASDTMMYLTRLASFCMLLLCMITYPLAVPLARLYSSSADVVMLAAHLIRLTSMATPPLWPLAFVLPAGLKGAGDTRYTMVTSFLGMWAFRIVLGYVLGVSLKLGVAGVWMGMFTDWLVRGVLYYSRLKKGKWVQNVVIKDIGNVVSHN; encoded by the coding sequence ATGCACTTTAAACAGTACGTAGCAAGAGTGCTGCGCCGTGATGTTATAAACCTCACCGTGCCGGTGGTCACCGAGCAGGTGTTTACCATGTCGATGGGTGTGGTAAACGCCATAATGGTAGGCCAGGTGGGCAGTCAAGCTGTGTCAGCGGTAGGCATGGTGGACTCCATAAATAATATCTTTGTGGCTTTTTTTGTGGCTTTGTCTTTGGGTGGTACCGTGGTGGTGGCGCAGTATATAGGTCACGGCGATCGTGAGGAGGCAAACGACGCTACAAAGCAGGCATTGTTTTCTGGACTTATTCTATCGCTTTTTATCACCCTGGTAACCTGGCTGCTGCGCCGTCAAGTCATATTTGCTCTTTACGGTGCGGCAGAACCTGCGGTCATGAAAAACGTCAACACATACTTTAGCATAACGCTTCTCACTTATCCCTTTATAGCTCTCACTTCTATCGCATGCGGCGTTTTGAGGGGCGCAGGGGATACTAGAACTCCCATGAAGATTACTATATTGATGAACGCCATCAACATCTGTTTGGGGTATATATTGATTTATGGGATAAATATAAGCAATGTACACTTTTCTTTATCCATTCCTGCGCTTGGGGTCAAAGGAGCCGCCATTGGCCTTGCGGTGGCACGGGCGGTAGGTACTTTTATGATAATAAGCGTGTTGATAAAAGGTTCCAAAACCTTAAGGCTTACCCAGCTGCTGGATTTTAAATTCAATGTCTCGATGCAAAAAGCTATATTCAATGTAGGTATTCCTGCAAGCCTTGAATCTTTACTGTTTAACGGCGGGAAGCTCATCACCCAAGTATTCATTGTAGGTATGGGGACTGCCTCAACTGCTGCCAACTATATTGCCAGCTCGGTATTCTCAATGGTCAACGTTCCGGGAAACGCCCTGGGGGTTGCTGCTACAACTTTGGTAGGGCAGTACATGGGCAGGGGTGAGAAGGACGAAGCCAGCGATACCATGATGTATTTGACGCGGCTGGCGTCGTTTTGCATGCTCCTGCTTTGCATGATTACCTACCCCTTGGCTGTTCCTCTAGCCAGGCTGTATAGCAGTAGCGCAGATGTTGTCATGTTGGCTGCACACCTCATTCGTTTAACCTCTATGGCTACGCCGCCTCTATGGCCTCTTGCTTTTGTACTGCCTGCAGGTTTGAAAGGCGCAGGAGATACCAGATATACTATGGTGACCTCGTTTCTGGGGATGTGGGCTTTCAGGATTGTTTTGGGATATGTTCTCGGTGTATCCTTGAAGCTGGGGGTAGCGGGAGTGTGGATGGGCATGTTTACCGATTGGCTGGTAAGGGGTGTCTTATATTATTCGAGGCTGAAAAAGGGCAAGTGGGTACAAAACGTAGTGATTAAGGATATAGGTAATGTGGTATCGCATAATTGA
- a CDS encoding zinc ribbon domain-containing protein: MGQLDLLWEYQNLDLALDKYDKMRKNSPLRSKLIELKNYLMQQQEYLVKLNEEAEKKNHILNRINHEYEDIVKAFKSGFDKVESGQVRSVKQLEEMQKVAMELKEKLSKKEEEIRNLLKDIQNLSNKLEDIRVRMVKAKKEYSDTKAEYDDEVANIQKEYQQIKQRRDQLKNELDPELIKRYNRLKKSRGTAIVTVEQNCCGGCNMSLAALVIERLKKGDDIIECENCGRILYWANKADSDAKSAG, from the coding sequence ATGGGCCAGTTGGACCTGTTGTGGGAGTACCAGAATCTTGATTTGGCTTTGGATAAGTATGACAAAATGAGAAAAAATTCTCCTTTGCGGAGTAAGCTGATAGAGCTTAAAAACTATTTGATGCAGCAACAAGAATACTTGGTGAAGCTTAACGAAGAGGCCGAAAAGAAAAACCATATATTGAACAGGATCAATCACGAGTATGAGGATATCGTGAAGGCTTTTAAATCGGGTTTTGATAAGGTGGAATCTGGACAGGTTCGAAGCGTCAAGCAACTGGAAGAAATGCAAAAAGTGGCGATGGAGCTTAAAGAAAAGCTGAGCAAGAAAGAGGAAGAGATACGGAACCTGCTTAAGGATATTCAAAACCTCTCTAATAAGTTGGAAGATATACGTGTTCGTATGGTGAAAGCCAAAAAAGAATATAGTGATACAAAAGCAGAATATGATGATGAGGTTGCCAATATTCAAAAGGAGTACCAACAAATTAAACAGCGCAGAGACCAACTCAAAAATGAGCTTGACCCTGAATTGATAAAGAGGTATAACCGGCTAAAGAAAAGCCGGGGTACTGCTATAGTGACGGTGGAGCAAAACTGCTGCGGCGGTTGCAATATGAGCTTGGCGGCGCTGGTCATTGAAAGGCTGAAAAAGGGAGATGACATTATAGAGTGTGAGAACTGTGGCCGCATACTGTACTGGGCGAATAAGGCAGATTCAGATGCTAAAAGTGCAGGCTGA
- the rpoD gene encoding RNA polymerase sigma factor RpoD: MKNEENKQKNDKLKKIKELIDRGKEKGVLTYKEIMDVLEDVDLDPEQIEKIYDTLESLGIDVLDEEAVPEDINLEEDLDLSLPEGVSIDDPVRMYLKEIGKVPLLTAEEEIELAKRMEQGDEEAKRRLIEANLRLVVSIAKRYVGRGMLFLDLIQEGNLGLIKAVEKFDYRKGYKFSTYATWWIRQAITRAIADQARTIRIPVHMVETINKLIRVSRQLLQEYGREPQPEEIAREMGISEEKVREILKIAQEPISLETPIGEEEDSHLGDFIPDEDAPAPAEAAAYNLLKEQLKEVLDTLTPREEKVLRLRFGLDDGRARTLEEVGREFNVTRERIRQIEAKALRKLRHPSRSKKLKDFLD, from the coding sequence ATGAAAAACGAAGAAAACAAGCAAAAGAATGATAAACTGAAGAAGATAAAAGAGCTGATTGACAGGGGTAAAGAAAAGGGTGTCTTGACGTATAAGGAAATAATGGATGTATTGGAGGATGTTGACTTGGACCCCGAGCAGATCGAGAAGATATATGACACCCTTGAATCCTTGGGCATAGATGTGCTGGATGAAGAAGCAGTACCTGAAGATATAAACCTTGAGGAAGATTTGGACCTTAGCCTTCCTGAAGGCGTTAGCATAGATGACCCCGTGAGGATGTACCTTAAGGAGATAGGGAAGGTACCTCTGCTTACTGCAGAGGAGGAGATAGAGCTTGCCAAGAGGATGGAACAGGGCGATGAGGAGGCAAAGAGGAGGCTGATTGAGGCCAATCTCCGCTTGGTGGTCAGCATTGCCAAGCGGTACGTGGGACGGGGAATGCTTTTCCTTGACCTTATACAGGAAGGCAACCTGGGCCTTATCAAAGCGGTGGAAAAATTTGATTACAGGAAGGGTTATAAGTTCAGCACATACGCTACCTGGTGGATCCGCCAGGCCATAACCAGGGCTATAGCTGACCAGGCCAGGACCATAAGAATTCCGGTTCATATGGTGGAGACCATCAATAAGCTTATCAGGGTCTCGCGACAACTGCTTCAGGAATATGGCCGTGAACCCCAGCCTGAAGAGATTGCGAGGGAGATGGGCATCTCAGAGGAAAAGGTGAGGGAAATATTAAAGATTGCCCAGGAACCCATTTCGCTTGAAACTCCGATAGGGGAAGAGGAGGACAGCCACCTGGGAGATTTCATACCCGATGAGGACGCCCCTGCACCGGCTGAGGCAGCTGCCTATAACCTGCTCAAGGAACAGCTTAAGGAAGTGCTCGATACGTTGACGCCGAGGGAGGAAAAGGTTTTAAGGTTGCGATTTGGGCTTGACGACGGCAGGGCGCGCACGTTGGAAGAAGTGGGAAGGGAGTTTAACGTCACCAGGGAGAGGATTCGCCAGATTGAAGCCAAGGCGTTAAGGAAGCTAAGGCATCCCAGCAGAAGCAAGAAGCTCAAGGATTTTCTGGACTGA
- the dnaG gene encoding DNA primase encodes MGIFLPDEWIDEVRERNDIVDVISEYVHLKPQGRGFVGLCPFHAEKTPSFHVNPEKQLYHCFGCGVGGNVFTFIMAVEKLEFVEAVKFLAERVGMALPQTTDAEEFIRSKSRTERIYEVNREVARYYHRMLFSPEGGQALSYLKARGLDLNIIRRFGIGYAPDGWENAKQYLLKQGFEEELLIQAGIVVSTKGRTYDRFRNRVIFPIIKPRGLVVGFGGRVLDDSLPKYLNSPESPVFHKGSTLFGLNLVRKASSLDYIIIAEGYMDVVTLHQFGFKTAVASLGTSLTQQQAKVIRRYTQQVYIAYDGDAAGQKATLRGLDILQDAGLKVKVILFPQGMDPDEVLRKYGAEFFKKLMDKAVPLVDYKLDRLRSQYDLQTSEGRARYATEAAKILIQVPNLLERDVHIQRLEAQTGFSSRLLYQQIAQLEGSAQKEGVKRQLIGNNRYIDKMPGGKESMPSHIKAERYLVNLMASSNWLAKKVVEKVEPQYFEEPINREIFNIVVELLNSGKEVSIPQVLSSIQDQDKIQQMVEIFELPVEYDNIDKFISDCIDEIMYHNLEKRRQEVVRLIRQMEQEGKQATDTYRALLSEMAVLTRKVAASRHRKEGIL; translated from the coding sequence ATGGGAATATTCCTCCCCGATGAGTGGATTGATGAGGTGAGAGAGAGAAATGATATAGTCGATGTAATATCGGAATACGTACATTTAAAACCTCAAGGTAGAGGTTTTGTTGGGTTGTGCCCTTTTCATGCTGAAAAGACTCCATCTTTCCACGTCAATCCCGAAAAGCAGCTGTACCATTGCTTTGGGTGTGGTGTGGGAGGCAATGTTTTTACCTTCATAATGGCAGTGGAAAAGCTGGAGTTTGTGGAAGCGGTAAAGTTCTTGGCGGAGCGAGTGGGCATGGCTCTGCCTCAAACTACCGATGCGGAAGAGTTTATAAGGTCAAAGAGCAGGACAGAAAGGATATATGAAGTCAACCGTGAGGTTGCAAGGTACTACCACAGAATGCTGTTTTCGCCTGAGGGGGGACAAGCGCTTTCTTACTTGAAGGCCCGAGGTCTAGACCTTAATATCATCAGGAGATTTGGTATAGGCTATGCTCCAGATGGCTGGGAAAATGCAAAACAATACCTCTTGAAGCAGGGTTTTGAAGAGGAACTTCTCATCCAGGCAGGTATAGTGGTCTCCACTAAAGGTAGAACCTATGACAGGTTTCGCAATCGGGTGATTTTCCCCATCATCAAGCCCAGGGGGTTGGTGGTGGGGTTCGGTGGAAGGGTGCTTGATGATTCGCTTCCTAAGTATTTGAATTCGCCCGAAAGCCCGGTTTTTCACAAAGGCAGTACTCTATTTGGCCTAAACCTTGTGAGGAAAGCTTCTTCGCTTGACTATATTATCATAGCAGAGGGGTATATGGATGTGGTAACCCTCCATCAGTTTGGCTTTAAAACTGCGGTGGCATCGCTGGGGACGTCGCTGACGCAGCAGCAGGCAAAGGTCATAAGGCGGTATACCCAACAGGTATATATAGCTTATGATGGCGATGCAGCCGGGCAAAAGGCCACTCTGAGGGGGCTTGATATACTTCAGGATGCAGGGCTTAAAGTAAAGGTTATCCTGTTTCCCCAAGGCATGGACCCCGATGAAGTCTTGAGGAAATATGGTGCCGAATTCTTTAAAAAGCTTATGGACAAGGCTGTGCCTTTAGTGGATTACAAGCTTGACAGGCTACGCAGCCAGTATGACCTTCAAACTTCCGAAGGACGGGCAAGATACGCCACGGAAGCTGCTAAGATATTGATACAAGTGCCCAATTTGCTTGAGAGGGATGTCCATATACAGCGTTTGGAAGCTCAGACGGGTTTTTCATCCAGGCTTTTGTATCAGCAGATTGCTCAGCTTGAGGGTTCGGCGCAAAAAGAGGGTGTAAAAAGGCAATTGATTGGTAATAATAGGTATATCGATAAGATGCCTGGTGGAAAGGAGTCCATGCCTAGTCATATAAAAGCAGAAAGGTATTTGGTCAACTTGATGGCAAGCAGCAATTGGTTGGCGAAAAAGGTAGTTGAGAAAGTTGAACCACAGTATTTTGAAGAGCCCATAAATAGGGAAATCTTTAACATAGTTGTGGAGCTTCTTAATTCGGGTAAGGAGGTCAGTATTCCGCAGGTTTTGAGTAGTATACAGGACCAGGATAAAATACAGCAAATGGTTGAAATATTTGAATTGCCTGTGGAGTACGATAATATTGATAAATTTATTTCGGATTGCATAGATGAGATAATGTATCACAATTTGGAAAAGCGCAGACAGGAGGTTGTAAGGTTAATAAGGCAAATGGAACAGGAAGGGAAACAGGCAACCGACACCTACAGAGCCCTGCTGAGCGAGATGGCTGTATTGACCAGAAAGGTTGCAGCAAGCCGACACAGAAAGGAGGGGATATTATGA
- a CDS encoding deoxyguanosinetriphosphate triphosphohydrolase encodes MIRQRIEELEERILSPYACLSSRTRGRQYPLEKCQVRTEFQRDRDRILHCKSFRRLKHKTQVFIAPEGDHYRTRLTHTLEVAQIARTISRALRLNEDLTEAIALGHDLGHTPFGHIGERFLDSVTSNGFKHNLHSLRVVDVLEGEKGLNLTWEVRDGIVNHTMSSKPPATLEGQVVRISDRIAYINHDIDDALRAGIITMDDLPKDCIEVLGRTHGERINTMILDVIENSMDRPLITMSQKVGQATEKLRSFMFEKVYMGFVAKNQEEKARYVLEHLYDYLMKHPEALPPEYRSLMEVYGLEQAVCDYIAGMTDRYALKMFYTLFIPSGVLGVGV; translated from the coding sequence ATGATCAGGCAGCGAATAGAAGAGCTGGAAGAAAGAATCCTTTCACCGTATGCTTGCCTAAGCAGCCGGACAAGGGGAAGGCAGTATCCGCTGGAGAAGTGTCAAGTTCGCACCGAGTTTCAACGTGACCGTGACAGGATACTGCACTGCAAGTCTTTCAGGCGGCTGAAACACAAGACACAGGTGTTTATAGCACCCGAAGGCGATCATTACAGGACGCGGCTTACACATACACTGGAGGTGGCTCAAATTGCGCGCACTATTTCCAGAGCCTTGAGGCTCAATGAGGACCTGACTGAGGCCATAGCTTTAGGGCATGACTTGGGACATACCCCCTTCGGCCATATAGGTGAAAGGTTTTTGGATAGTGTGACCAGCAATGGCTTTAAGCACAACCTTCACAGCCTAAGGGTAGTGGATGTGCTGGAAGGGGAAAAGGGCCTCAACCTCACATGGGAGGTTAGAGATGGGATTGTGAACCATACCATGTCGAGCAAGCCGCCTGCTACTCTTGAAGGACAGGTGGTAAGGATAAGCGACCGAATTGCATATATAAACCATGACATAGATGATGCCCTGCGGGCTGGCATCATCACCATGGACGACCTACCAAAGGATTGCATTGAGGTACTGGGCAGGACCCACGGTGAGCGAATTAACACCATGATACTTGATGTGATTGAAAACAGCATGGATAGGCCGTTGATAACCATGAGCCAAAAGGTAGGTCAAGCTACCGAAAAGTTAAGGTCTTTTATGTTTGAAAAGGTATACATGGGTTTTGTGGCCAAAAACCAAGAGGAAAAAGCCAGATACGTATTGGAGCACCTGTATGACTATCTCATGAAACACCCTGAGGCTCTTCCGCCGGAATATCGTTCACTGATGGAGGTATATGGCTTGGAACAGGCGGTTTGCGACTATATAGCGGGGATGACTGACCGCTACGCTCTCAAGATGTTTTATACCCTGTTTATCCCCTCTGGAGTGTTGGGTGTAGGAGTATAA
- a CDS encoding tRNA (adenine(22)-N(1))-methyltransferase, whose product MKDRLLSVARMVPPSKCVADVGADHGRLPVWLVKNDIVERAIVTDISAASLKKAEALIKEYGLEDKIETRVGDGLSVIHPGEVDTVVMAGMGGLLIRDILSRAPQVAASVETFVLQPMKGQSLLRRWLVDNGYMMVDESLARENGKFYEVIVARHGRQYIPEDVYYDIGYMLIKKRDPLLKEFIEHKMAKAAAIIQQLETQGMPDSKKALDEFKRKLESYKEVYLWVTRYDR is encoded by the coding sequence TTGAAAGATAGGTTGCTCAGCGTTGCTAGGATGGTGCCTCCTTCAAAGTGCGTTGCGGATGTGGGGGCCGATCACGGGCGGCTTCCCGTTTGGCTGGTCAAAAACGACATTGTAGAAAGAGCCATTGTGACTGATATAAGCGCTGCGTCGCTTAAAAAAGCGGAGGCGCTCATAAAGGAGTATGGGTTGGAAGATAAAATTGAGACAAGGGTGGGAGATGGCCTGTCGGTCATACACCCGGGTGAGGTGGATACGGTGGTAATGGCTGGAATGGGGGGCCTGCTGATAAGGGATATTTTAAGTAGGGCTCCTCAGGTGGCGGCCAGCGTTGAAACCTTTGTGCTGCAGCCGATGAAAGGTCAGAGCTTGCTAAGGAGATGGCTGGTTGACAATGGATATATGATGGTGGATGAATCGCTAGCGCGTGAAAACGGCAAGTTCTATGAGGTCATTGTAGCCCGGCATGGCAGGCAATACATCCCTGAGGATGTCTATTATGATATAGGGTATATGCTCATTAAAAAGAGGGATCCCTTGCTCAAGGAGTTTATAGAACACAAAATGGCCAAGGCAGCGGCCATCATACAGCAGCTGGAGACGCAAGGGATGCCAGACTCTAAAAAAGCGCTTGACGAATTCAAACGCAAGCTAGAAAGTTATAAGGAGGTTTACCTATGGGTTACACGGTACGACAGGTGA
- the ppdK gene encoding pyruvate, phosphate dikinase produces MKKYVYLFSEGNASMRDLLGGKGANLAEMTNLGFPVPPGFTVTTEACTRYYQDGQVIAPEIEEQIYEAMAKVEKMVGKKFGDSNNPFLVSVRSGARVSMPGMMDTILNLGLNDVAVEGLAKQTNNERFAYDSYRRFIQMFSDVVMGIDKNKFEKILDEMKEKKGVKHDVDLTAEDLKEVVKRFKELYKQEMGQEFPQDPKVQLLEAVKAVFRSWNNPRAIVYRRMNDIPSDWGTAVNVQAMVFGNMGNDSGTGVAFTRNPATGEKKIYGEFLMNAQGEDVVAGIRTPEPLDKLKETMPEVYNQFLEIAEKLEKHYRDMQDMEFTIERGKLYMLQTRSGKRTAAAALKIAVDMVAEGLITKEEAILRIDPKQLDALLHPTFVPEALKKAKPIAKGLPASPGAATGQVYFTAEEAVEAAKQGKKVILVRAETSPEDIEGMYAAQGILTARGGMTSHAAVVARGIGTCCVAGCEQIRINEEEKYFTVGDKIFREGDYISLDGNTGYVYGEALPTQEPSLTGDFATLMEWADQVRTLKVRANADTPRDAAQALKLGAEGIGLCRTEHMFFDEDRIPAMREMIVARTEEERRRALAKLLPMQKGDFKALYEIMEGKPVTIRLLDPPLHEFLPHDDDAIRELAEQMGITFEELKATVVKLKEFNPMLGHRGCRLAVTYPEIAEMQTRAIMEAAIEVMQEKGNTILPEIMIPLVGEAKEFKYVKDVVVRTAEQVMKEKGVKIEYKVGTMIEVPRAALTADEIAKEAEFFSFGTNDLTQMTFGFSRDDAGKFLEEYYNKNIFESDPFAKLDQVGVGKLMKMAVEMGRAVRPDIKMGICGEHGGDPSSVEFCHRIGLDYVSCSPYRVPIARLAAAQAKLKEKK; encoded by the coding sequence ATGAAAAAATACGTTTACCTTTTCAGCGAAGGCAATGCCAGCATGAGAGATCTTTTGGGTGGTAAAGGCGCAAACCTTGCCGAGATGACAAACCTCGGTTTTCCTGTGCCACCTGGGTTTACGGTTACCACTGAGGCCTGTACCCGTTATTATCAGGATGGTCAGGTAATAGCTCCTGAGATTGAAGAGCAGATATATGAGGCCATGGCTAAAGTGGAGAAGATGGTAGGGAAGAAGTTTGGTGACAGCAATAACCCGTTCCTGGTTTCTGTTCGTTCGGGTGCGCGGGTATCCATGCCTGGGATGATGGATACCATTTTGAACCTGGGACTAAATGATGTAGCTGTGGAAGGTTTGGCCAAGCAGACCAACAATGAGAGGTTTGCTTATGACAGCTACAGGCGCTTCATCCAGATGTTTTCGGATGTGGTGATGGGAATAGACAAGAACAAGTTTGAAAAGATACTTGACGAGATGAAGGAGAAAAAAGGAGTAAAGCATGACGTTGACCTTACAGCAGAGGACCTCAAAGAGGTAGTTAAACGCTTCAAAGAGCTGTACAAGCAGGAGATGGGCCAAGAGTTTCCTCAGGACCCCAAGGTTCAGCTCCTGGAGGCTGTCAAGGCGGTATTTCGTTCCTGGAATAACCCCAGAGCCATTGTCTATAGGCGTATGAACGATATACCTTCCGATTGGGGCACCGCAGTAAACGTCCAGGCAATGGTGTTTGGAAATATGGGCAACGATTCGGGAACAGGTGTCGCTTTCACCAGGAACCCAGCAACCGGTGAAAAGAAGATATACGGTGAATTCCTTATGAACGCTCAGGGAGAAGACGTGGTGGCTGGTATCAGGACTCCTGAACCGCTGGATAAGCTGAAGGAGACCATGCCAGAAGTTTATAACCAGTTCCTTGAGATCGCCGAGAAGCTAGAGAAGCACTACAGGGACATGCAGGACATGGAGTTTACCATCGAACGCGGTAAGCTCTATATGCTTCAGACGCGTAGCGGCAAGAGAACGGCTGCGGCTGCTTTAAAGATAGCGGTGGACATGGTAGCAGAAGGGCTCATCACCAAGGAAGAAGCCATCTTAAGGATTGACCCCAAGCAGCTAGATGCATTGTTACATCCCACCTTTGTTCCAGAAGCTTTAAAGAAAGCCAAACCCATTGCAAAAGGTCTACCTGCTTCGCCGGGCGCTGCCACAGGACAGGTGTATTTTACTGCGGAAGAAGCTGTGGAGGCTGCAAAGCAGGGCAAGAAGGTCATACTTGTAAGGGCTGAAACCTCTCCTGAAGACATTGAAGGCATGTATGCTGCCCAGGGTATATTGACAGCACGCGGTGGAATGACTTCTCATGCGGCTGTGGTTGCCCGTGGAATCGGTACCTGCTGCGTTGCGGGATGCGAGCAGATTAGGATCAACGAGGAAGAAAAGTACTTTACCGTTGGCGATAAGATATTTAGGGAAGGCGATTACATCTCTCTCGATGGGAATACCGGTTATGTTTATGGGGAGGCGCTGCCTACTCAGGAACCCTCTTTGACTGGGGATTTTGCTACCCTTATGGAATGGGCTGACCAGGTAAGAACCCTTAAGGTAAGGGCAAATGCTGACACTCCGAGGGATGCTGCCCAGGCATTAAAGCTCGGAGCTGAAGGTATTGGGTTGTGCCGTACTGAGCACATGTTCTTCGATGAGGACAGAATTCCTGCCATGAGGGAGATGATTGTCGCTCGGACAGAGGAGGAAAGAAGAAGAGCTCTTGCCAAGCTTCTGCCCATGCAGAAGGGTGACTTCAAAGCCCTCTACGAGATAATGGAAGGCAAGCCCGTAACTATAAGGCTGCTTGATCCACCATTGCATGAGTTCCTGCCCCATGACGACGATGCCATTCGGGAGCTGGCAGAGCAAATGGGGATCACGTTTGAAGAGCTTAAAGCTACCGTTGTGAAGCTAAAAGAGTTCAACCCCATGTTGGGTCATCGTGGATGCCGTCTGGCCGTCACTTATCCCGAAATAGCCGAGATGCAGACAAGGGCCATCATGGAGGCTGCTATTGAAGTCATGCAGGAGAAGGGCAATACCATATTGCCTGAAATCATGATACCTCTGGTAGGCGAAGCCAAGGAGTTTAAGTATGTAAAGGATGTAGTGGTCAGGACGGCTGAACAGGTAATGAAGGAAAAGGGAGTAAAAATCGAGTATAAGGTTGGGACCATGATCGAGGTGCCCAGAGCTGCTTTAACAGCTGATGAGATTGCAAAAGAAGCCGAATTCTTCTCCTTTGGTACCAATGACCTCACGCAAATGACCTTTGGCTTCTCAAGAGATGATGCCGGTAAGTTCCTGGAGGAGTATTACAACAAGAACATCTTCGAGAGCGATCCGTTTGCCAAGCTTGACCAGGTGGGCGTGGGCAAGCTGATGAAGATGGCGGTTGAGATGGGTAGAGCTGTAAGGCCGGACATAAAGATGGGTATATGCGGTGAGCATGGTGGAGACCCCAGCTCTGTTGAGTTCTGCCATCGCATAGGATTGGACTACGTTTCCTGTTCGCCATACAGAGTGCCTATTGCTCGGCTGGCTGCAGCACAGGCAAAGCTGAAGGAGAAAAAATAA